A single region of the Gephyromycinifex aptenodytis genome encodes:
- a CDS encoding ABC transporter substrate-binding protein, whose translation MSITRRQALTALLGTAGLATLSACSGPAAQQARSASATSAAGPEPVRLGAFNTRNTLTMAIDSGLIQAALTKAGGSATVSPPFPAFAPAAEAMAAGQIDVTTGSTTALVAALQGNPDLAAFAVEVADDDTHGIVATAASGITEASGLSGHRVAVNKGGTGDYLLRMAIVKFGLRNVTPVYLSPPDAASAFASNAVDAWATWDQYLASAQLSGGTVVALAKEVQARNHTVHITTHAFADEQPQLLMACYTALSEQAAKVVADPELLKQAYVASGAPPKVAELVAAKKPPTIRPADALFQAELEAVAKFYHQQGLTPTLSPVGLAAIDVARMR comes from the coding sequence ATGAGCATCACCCGCCGTCAGGCACTCACCGCGCTGCTCGGCACTGCCGGGCTCGCCACCTTGAGTGCCTGCTCAGGCCCGGCGGCACAGCAAGCTCGGTCCGCTTCGGCTACCAGCGCGGCCGGACCTGAACCGGTGAGATTGGGTGCCTTCAACACTCGCAACACCTTGACGATGGCGATCGACAGTGGCCTGATCCAGGCTGCTCTGACCAAGGCAGGTGGATCCGCCACTGTCAGCCCACCGTTCCCGGCGTTCGCGCCCGCTGCGGAGGCGATGGCAGCAGGCCAGATCGATGTCACCACCGGCAGCACCACGGCTCTGGTGGCTGCCCTGCAGGGCAACCCGGACCTGGCCGCGTTCGCGGTGGAGGTCGCCGACGACGACACGCACGGCATCGTCGCCACAGCCGCCAGCGGCATCACCGAGGCGTCCGGGTTGTCCGGGCATCGGGTGGCGGTCAACAAGGGCGGTACCGGCGACTACCTGCTGCGGATGGCGATCGTGAAGTTCGGTCTGCGGAACGTCACGCCGGTCTACCTCTCACCCCCCGACGCGGCGAGCGCTTTCGCCTCGAACGCCGTCGATGCGTGGGCCACCTGGGATCAGTACCTCGCCTCGGCGCAATTGTCCGGCGGCACGGTGGTTGCGCTGGCCAAGGAGGTGCAGGCCCGCAATCACACGGTGCACATCACCACCCATGCCTTCGCCGACGAGCAGCCGCAGCTGCTCATGGCTTGCTACACAGCGTTGTCCGAGCAGGCCGCCAAGGTGGTGGCCGACCCGGAGTTGCTGAAGCAGGCTTATGTGGCTTCCGGGGCACCGCCGAAGGTCGCCGAACTCGTCGCGGCCAAGAAACCGCCGACGATCCGACCCGCGGACGCGCTCTTTCAGGCCGAACTGGAAGCCGTCGCGAAGTTCTACCACCAGCAGGGCCTCACTCCGACGCTCTCACCGGTGGGGTTGGCGGCCATCGACGTGGCGAGGATGCGATGA
- a CDS encoding ABC transporter permease encodes MRVNSPRANPPGPSDISGGTSARPPAVVPAPAVPSRNVPPGVRGLSSRRRGRLVLRRWWSTLAIVLLWQLIAALRLVPEVVLPGPSDLVVTALGMLGDGSLLHALLVSLARVTAGSALGLLIGLTFGLLAGLSSLGEDIIDRPLQALRTIPFTALAPLFILWFGLGETPKILLVAVATLIPTYLNTSAGVRGVDARLVEMARAYNVRRARIVYRVVLLGALPSVLTGVRFALGLAWVAVIIAETINASEGLGFLLTNARTYVRTDIVMVCIAVYAGLGLFTDAIVRALESHLLRWRTPHRRN; translated from the coding sequence ATGAGGGTGAACAGCCCACGCGCGAATCCGCCCGGCCCGTCTGACATCTCCGGCGGCACGTCTGCGCGCCCACCGGCCGTCGTGCCTGCTCCGGCCGTGCCGAGTAGGAACGTCCCGCCGGGTGTCCGCGGCCTCAGCTCGCGGCGCCGGGGTCGGCTCGTGTTGCGCCGCTGGTGGAGCACCTTAGCCATCGTGTTGTTGTGGCAGCTCATCGCCGCGCTTCGGCTGGTCCCCGAGGTGGTGCTGCCCGGCCCGAGCGATCTGGTCGTCACCGCGCTGGGCATGCTGGGCGACGGTTCGTTGCTGCACGCCCTGCTGGTCAGCCTCGCCCGGGTCACAGCAGGTAGCGCGCTCGGCCTGCTCATCGGCCTGACATTCGGGTTGCTCGCCGGTCTCAGCAGCCTCGGGGAAGACATCATCGACCGCCCGTTGCAGGCGCTGCGCACCATTCCGTTCACCGCGCTCGCGCCGCTGTTCATCCTCTGGTTCGGGTTGGGGGAGACGCCCAAGATCCTGCTCGTCGCGGTGGCCACCCTGATCCCCACTTATCTCAACACCAGCGCGGGGGTACGAGGCGTAGACGCTCGGCTCGTGGAGATGGCCCGCGCCTACAACGTGCGCCGCGCCCGCATCGTGTATCGGGTCGTCCTGCTGGGCGCGTTGCCCTCGGTACTGACCGGGGTCCGGTTCGCGCTCGGCCTCGCCTGGGTGGCAGTCATCATCGCCGAGACGATCAACGCCTCCGAAGGCCTCGGCTTCCTGCTGACCAATGCCCGCACCTATGTGCGCACCGACATCGTCATGGTGTGCATCGCCGTCTACGCCGGACTCGGCCTGTTCACGGACGCGATCGTGCGAGCCTTGGAGTCCCACCTGCTGCGCTGGCGAACCCCACACCGCCGGAACTGA
- a CDS encoding DHA2 family efflux MFS transporter permease subunit — translation MTHPREHTPAPEHGPTGNPWPALWALVLGFFMILVDSTIVSIATPALMTHFDADINSVLWVTSAYLLAYAVPLLITGRLGDRFGPKRVYLAGLCVFTLASLWCGLTDSIAGLVAARVVQGVGASMMTPQTMSVITRTFPPHRRGSAMALWGATAGVATLIGPLMGGVLIDTLGWQWIFFVNVPVGVLGFVLAWRLVPRLPTHAKAIDWIGVALSAVGLFCGVFAIQEGEAFHWGTIWGPISVPLLLAVGGILLVTFLWWQTRVRIDPLVPLSLFRDRNFSIANIGITTVGFTVTAMIFPFTIYAQTVRGLSPTGAALLLAPQAVMSILLARPAGLLIDRVHPRLLAGIGLLGMSISLVLLSRLMAPGTPTLGILAVAVLMGSSSSLVWGPLSTSASRNLPPNLAGAGSGVYNTTRQIGSVLGSAAIAAFMHMRIAAHVPGAAATPHMGGAMPPEIAEAFSKALSEAILLPAGVVLIGWVAALFFEQPRHLRRS, via the coding sequence ATGACACACCCACGCGAGCACACCCCAGCGCCGGAGCATGGGCCGACAGGCAATCCGTGGCCGGCGCTGTGGGCCCTGGTGCTCGGGTTCTTCATGATCCTGGTGGATTCGACGATCGTCTCCATCGCTACCCCGGCGTTGATGACGCACTTCGACGCCGACATCAACTCGGTGCTGTGGGTGACGAGCGCTTACCTGCTCGCCTACGCCGTCCCGTTGCTCATCACCGGCCGCCTCGGCGACCGGTTCGGCCCCAAACGGGTATACCTGGCCGGTCTGTGCGTCTTCACCCTGGCCTCTTTGTGGTGCGGCTTGACCGATTCCATCGCAGGTCTGGTGGCCGCCCGCGTGGTTCAGGGGGTCGGGGCCTCGATGATGACCCCGCAGACCATGTCGGTCATCACCCGGACCTTCCCGCCGCATCGTCGCGGCTCGGCGATGGCGCTGTGGGGCGCGACGGCCGGGGTGGCCACGCTCATCGGCCCGCTCATGGGTGGGGTGCTCATCGACACCCTGGGATGGCAGTGGATCTTCTTCGTCAATGTTCCGGTGGGTGTTCTTGGGTTCGTGCTCGCTTGGCGGCTCGTCCCCCGGCTGCCCACCCACGCCAAAGCCATCGACTGGATCGGCGTCGCACTGTCGGCTGTCGGCCTGTTCTGCGGAGTGTTCGCCATCCAGGAGGGTGAAGCCTTCCATTGGGGCACCATCTGGGGACCGATCTCGGTGCCGCTATTGCTCGCCGTCGGCGGCATCCTGCTCGTCACGTTCCTGTGGTGGCAGACGCGAGTGCGCATCGATCCGCTCGTGCCGTTGTCTCTGTTTCGCGACCGGAACTTCTCGATAGCCAACATCGGCATCACCACCGTGGGGTTCACGGTGACGGCGATGATCTTCCCGTTCACGATCTACGCCCAGACGGTGCGCGGGCTGAGCCCCACGGGAGCGGCGCTCCTGCTCGCGCCGCAGGCAGTGATGTCGATCCTGCTGGCCCGCCCGGCCGGGCTTCTCATCGACCGAGTCCATCCGCGCCTGCTGGCCGGGATCGGGCTGCTCGGCATGTCGATCTCCCTCGTGCTGCTCAGCCGCCTCATGGCTCCCGGCACCCCCACGCTCGGGATCTTGGCAGTGGCCGTCCTCATGGGCTCTTCGAGTTCTCTCGTCTGGGGGCCGTTGTCGACCTCGGCCAGCCGCAACCTGCCGCCAAATCTGGCCGGCGCCGGTTCGGGGGTGTACAACACGACCCGCCAAATCGGCTCTGTCCTGGGCAGCGCGGCCATCGCCGCGTTCATGCACATGCGTATCGCAGCCCACGTTCCCGGCGCCGCCGCAACCCCGCACATGGGGGGCGCGATGCCGCCGGAGATCGCCGAGGCCTTCTCCAAGGCGTTGTCCGAGGCGATCCTGCTACCCGCCGGGGTCGTCCTCATCGGATGGGTCGCCGCGCTGTTCTTCGAACAACCCCGCCACCTGCGCCGTTCCTGA
- a CDS encoding SDR family oxidoreductase, which translates to MPAEAALSGRTLVMSGGSRGIGLSIALAAARLGANIALVAKTDTPDPRLPGTVHTAAEEIRAAGGQVLPLVGDIRNEEDVDRLVDAAVAEFGGIDIVVNNASAINLSGTQDLPVKRLDLMLDINLRGTFLLTRAALAHLRRSSHPHVLTLAPPINLDPAWLGAHPAYTMSKYAMSLVGLSIAAENADAGVASNCLWPETAIATAAVRNMAALGGVEMIEHSRDPQIMADAAMIIVSADPAQVSGHTLIDADVLRTAGRTDLSGYGGTPPLALDLFL; encoded by the coding sequence TTGCCCGCCGAGGCTGCTTTGAGCGGCCGGACGCTGGTGATGTCCGGCGGCAGTCGAGGCATCGGACTGTCCATCGCCCTGGCGGCTGCACGCCTGGGCGCCAACATCGCCCTGGTGGCTAAGACGGACACCCCTGATCCGCGGCTGCCCGGCACTGTGCACACCGCAGCCGAGGAGATTCGCGCAGCCGGTGGCCAGGTGTTGCCGCTGGTCGGCGACATCCGCAATGAAGAGGACGTGGACCGCCTCGTCGATGCCGCGGTCGCCGAGTTCGGCGGGATCGACATCGTGGTGAACAACGCCAGCGCCATCAACCTCTCCGGCACGCAGGACCTGCCCGTCAAGCGGCTCGACCTCATGCTCGACATCAACCTGCGCGGCACGTTCCTGCTGACGCGGGCCGCGCTGGCGCACTTGCGCCGTTCGTCGCACCCGCACGTGTTGACCCTCGCGCCACCGATCAACCTGGACCCGGCCTGGCTGGGCGCGCACCCGGCGTACACGATGAGCAAGTACGCGATGTCCCTGGTGGGGTTGAGCATCGCGGCGGAGAACGCCGACGCCGGGGTGGCATCGAACTGCCTGTGGCCGGAGACGGCCATCGCGACGGCGGCGGTGCGCAACATGGCCGCCCTGGGCGGGGTGGAGATGATCGAGCACTCCCGCGACCCGCAGATCATGGCCGACGCCGCGATGATCATCGTGAGCGCGGACCCGGCGCAGGTCAGCGGGCACACGCTCATCGACGCCGATGTGCTTCGCACGGCCGGTCGCACCGACCTGTCCGGCTATGGCGGAACTCCGCCGCTGGCGCTGGACCTGTTCCTGTAG
- a CDS encoding class I adenylate-forming enzyme family protein, with protein MRLPIVESSDPDTVSGAERDQAIARRISIGDVPTRSAATYQERLAIVGPTRSLTYLQLEEEANRLAHGLMALGIQSREPVAIMAPNCPEIVAGYLGVAKMGGAALLINLLGGAENIVKALRGAGARVLIVHEGLLPLLGLIAAQISDSVESVIVIGSHPEGEPALANARYWSWSDFQRYADNTPGVDPASPPDVVIADRQIAQIMFSSGTSADPKGVLTSHVAVTIAMHANAATLGLNWGGQPSVSTLVLPLFHTTAMNAIMLPMLAMGGTVHVLPGFDVESLGRTIVESQTTHFVGLPIMIEGLLNWAHAHGHGLEHLTSLLYGMAPMKEGLRALVAQRLPHARIMLGSGMTEALPAGFMHWPDIAEEKRASWGYTTAFATTAVVEPGTGDQLPTGQQGELVYRGPGVMENYLVPDPSVFTGGWLHSLDIGSFDEDGIFWFVDRIKDIVKAGGENVSTQAVESVLLDHPDIAEVAVIGKQDEQWGERVVAVVVPTPVVAADPTKHAELIASIDEYGREHLSSSYRPREIIVAQELPRTGTGKLRKADLRDTLRDVEGYRPSARA; from the coding sequence ATGCGCCTGCCCATCGTGGAATCCTCCGACCCGGATACCGTTTCCGGAGCTGAGCGTGACCAAGCGATCGCCCGACGCATCTCTATCGGCGACGTCCCCACCCGCTCCGCGGCGACTTATCAGGAACGCCTGGCCATCGTCGGACCCACCCGGTCCTTGACCTACCTACAGCTCGAAGAAGAAGCCAACCGTCTCGCGCACGGACTCATGGCGCTTGGCATCCAATCTCGGGAACCGGTGGCGATCATGGCGCCGAACTGCCCCGAGATCGTGGCCGGCTACCTAGGAGTCGCCAAGATGGGAGGCGCGGCTCTGCTGATCAACCTGCTTGGCGGCGCCGAGAACATCGTCAAGGCGCTGCGAGGCGCGGGCGCCCGAGTCCTTATCGTCCACGAAGGGCTGCTGCCGCTGCTCGGCCTCATTGCTGCGCAGATCAGCGATTCGGTGGAGAGCGTCATCGTCATCGGCAGTCACCCCGAGGGCGAGCCAGCGCTGGCCAACGCGCGGTACTGGTCGTGGTCTGACTTCCAGCGATACGCCGACAACACCCCAGGAGTCGACCCAGCCAGCCCGCCCGACGTGGTCATCGCCGATCGTCAGATCGCCCAGATCATGTTTTCCTCAGGTACCTCGGCCGACCCCAAGGGTGTGCTCACCAGCCATGTCGCGGTAACGATCGCGATGCACGCCAACGCGGCAACGCTCGGGTTGAACTGGGGCGGTCAGCCCAGCGTGAGCACCCTGGTCCTGCCGCTTTTCCACACGACGGCGATGAACGCCATCATGCTGCCCATGCTCGCGATGGGCGGCACCGTGCATGTGCTCCCCGGGTTCGACGTGGAGAGCTTGGGCCGCACGATCGTGGAGTCACAGACGACGCATTTCGTCGGCCTGCCCATCATGATCGAAGGACTCCTGAACTGGGCGCATGCCCATGGCCACGGCTTAGAGCACCTGACTTCCCTGTTGTACGGCATGGCGCCGATGAAGGAGGGGCTGCGTGCTCTGGTGGCCCAGCGGCTGCCACATGCCCGGATCATGCTCGGCTCGGGGATGACCGAGGCGCTGCCCGCGGGATTCATGCACTGGCCGGACATCGCCGAGGAAAAACGCGCCAGTTGGGGCTACACCACAGCTTTCGCCACCACCGCGGTGGTCGAGCCCGGCACCGGCGACCAGTTACCGACCGGCCAGCAAGGTGAACTCGTGTACCGAGGGCCCGGGGTGATGGAGAACTATTTGGTGCCTGACCCGAGCGTGTTCACCGGCGGCTGGTTGCACTCCCTCGATATCGGTTCCTTCGACGAGGACGGCATTTTCTGGTTCGTCGACCGCATCAAGGACATCGTCAAGGCCGGCGGAGAAAATGTCTCCACCCAGGCTGTCGAATCGGTGTTGCTCGACCACCCCGATATCGCCGAGGTCGCGGTTATCGGCAAACAAGACGAGCAATGGGGAGAGCGGGTCGTCGCCGTGGTCGTCCCGACGCCTGTGGTGGCCGCCGACCCCACCAAGCATGCCGAGCTGATCGCCTCTATCGACGAGTACGGACGGGAACACCTGAGTAGCTCCTACCGGCCCCGCGAGATCATCGTGGCGCAGGAGCTTCCGCGCACCGGCACCGGCAAACTGCGTAAGGCTGACCTGCGTGACACGTTGCGCGATGTCGAGGGATATCGGCCCAGCGCGCGGGCGTGA
- a CDS encoding acyclic terpene utilization AtuA family protein has protein sequence MTNASTGPVRIGNMSGFYGDRAAAMREMLTDGQLDYLTGDYLAELTMLILARSQMKDPSAGYASTFLRQVGDNLELLAERRVKLVANAGGLNPAGLAEALRALITQRGLDLRVAHVEGDNLLPRADELGFSGALAANAYLGAWGIVECLAAGADIVVTGRVTDASVIVAPAAYHFGWSRDDVDAIAGAMAAGHVIECGTQATGGNYAFFNRPTEIASLVHAGFPIAEIDARGNSVITKHDGTQGAVTVGTVTSQLLYEVSGARYAGPDAILLLDHVQLTQEGRDRVRMSGARGEAPPPQVKVSINRLGGFRNEITLYLTGLDIEDKATLLRAQFDAIRPAPAQMDLRLERTDHPDADTQVAASARFTAVAWDRDKAVADNFARAAVEFGLGTCPGVFFHAPPPASSPWGVFVPGYVPQEVPEHVAVLADGTRIPIPAPEVTQPIGSSETSLPLPTHSSLGERPTVRAPLGRIAGARSGDKGPDANIGVWVEDDAAYAWLLNTLTVPELKRLLPETSELPVERFEFPHLRAVNFVIHGLLGHGVAHGARFDPQAKGLGEWLRSRHVEIPTDLFASGALPAQGATDTTPTESEPRR, from the coding sequence ATGACAAACGCCTCCACGGGCCCCGTCCGCATCGGCAACATGTCGGGTTTCTACGGCGACCGCGCCGCAGCTATGCGCGAGATGCTCACCGACGGTCAACTCGACTACCTCACCGGCGATTACCTGGCCGAGCTGACCATGCTCATCCTGGCCCGCTCCCAGATGAAGGACCCCAGCGCCGGTTACGCCTCCACCTTCTTGCGCCAGGTGGGCGACAACCTCGAACTCCTGGCTGAGCGCCGGGTCAAGCTCGTCGCCAACGCCGGCGGCCTCAACCCAGCGGGGCTCGCCGAGGCGCTGCGCGCGCTGATCACGCAACGCGGCCTCGACCTGCGCGTCGCCCACGTCGAGGGCGACAACCTGCTCCCCCGCGCGGATGAGCTCGGCTTCTCGGGCGCCTTGGCGGCCAACGCCTACCTTGGCGCCTGGGGCATCGTCGAGTGCCTGGCTGCCGGTGCCGACATCGTCGTCACCGGGCGGGTCACCGATGCCTCCGTCATCGTCGCCCCCGCGGCCTATCACTTCGGCTGGTCACGCGACGACGTCGACGCGATCGCCGGGGCAATGGCCGCCGGGCACGTCATTGAATGCGGCACCCAGGCCACCGGAGGCAACTACGCCTTCTTCAACCGCCCGACCGAGATCGCTTCGCTGGTCCACGCGGGATTTCCCATCGCTGAGATCGATGCGCGGGGGAACAGCGTCATCACCAAGCACGACGGCACTCAGGGTGCGGTGACCGTCGGTACCGTCACCTCCCAGTTGCTGTATGAGGTCAGTGGCGCCCGCTACGCAGGTCCTGACGCCATCCTGTTGCTCGACCACGTCCAGCTCACGCAGGAGGGCCGCGACCGAGTCCGGATGTCGGGCGCCCGCGGTGAAGCACCACCGCCGCAGGTCAAAGTCTCGATCAACCGGCTCGGCGGCTTCCGCAACGAGATCACCCTGTACCTGACCGGCCTGGACATCGAGGACAAAGCCACCCTGCTGCGAGCGCAGTTCGACGCTATCCGCCCCGCGCCCGCGCAGATGGACCTGCGTCTGGAACGCACCGACCACCCCGACGCGGACACCCAGGTCGCAGCCTCAGCCCGGTTCACCGCTGTCGCTTGGGACCGGGACAAGGCGGTGGCAGACAACTTTGCGCGTGCCGCCGTCGAATTCGGCCTCGGCACCTGTCCTGGCGTCTTCTTCCACGCTCCTCCGCCGGCGTCGAGCCCGTGGGGCGTGTTCGTCCCGGGCTATGTGCCACAAGAGGTGCCCGAGCATGTCGCCGTCCTCGCCGACGGCACGAGAATCCCCATCCCGGCGCCTGAGGTCACCCAACCGATCGGCTCCAGCGAGACCTCCCTGCCGCTACCGACGCACTCCTCCCTCGGCGAGCGCCCCACCGTCCGGGCCCCGCTGGGCCGCATCGCCGGCGCACGCTCTGGCGACAAGGGACCCGACGCGAACATCGGTGTCTGGGTTGAGGACGACGCGGCCTACGCGTGGCTTCTGAACACCCTCACTGTCCCCGAGCTAAAACGACTGCTGCCTGAGACGAGCGAACTGCCGGTCGAGCGTTTCGAATTCCCCCACCTGCGGGCGGTCAACTTCGTCATTCACGGTCTGCTCGGGCACGGCGTCGCCCACGGCGCGCGCTTCGATCCGCAAGCCAAAGGCCTGGGCGAATGGTTGCGCTCCCGGCATGTGGAGATCCCGACAGACCTTTTCGCTTCAGGCGCGCTGCCGGCGCAGGGGGCCACCGACACCACACCTACGGAAAGCGAGCCACGGCGATGA
- a CDS encoding acyl-CoA carboxylase subunit beta, with translation MTAASTIDITSAEYAAAEAAMLEKLARIDEQLDLAVAGGGEASVARLRKRGKMTPRERIDTILDRGSPFLELCPLAAWGSSFLVGASIVGGIGVVEGVECLLIANDSTVKGGTSNPWTLRKMLRLQEIAAQNRLPLINLVESGGADLPTQKEVFIPGGAMFRNLTQLSAQGIPTIAVVYGNSTAGGAYVPGLSDHVVMIEERSKVFLAGPPLVKAATGEITDDESLGGADMHARISGLADHLAVDEHDAARIARSIVRRLNWSKKGPAPRGPGRAPALDPVELIGVVPEDLKTPFDPREIILRVVDDSAFDEFKPLYGSSLVTGWAQIHGYPVGILANARGVLFSEESQKATQFIQLANSANTPLLFMHNTTGYMVGKTYEQGGIIKHGSMMVNAVSNSTVPHISLITAASYGAGHYGMCGRAFNPRFLFSWPSARSAVMGAEQLASVVSSVAAAASRARGAEMDAQTQQKMFDAIREQVEAESLPEFLSGMLYDDGIIDPRDTRTVLGLALSAIHSGPIEGADGFGVFRM, from the coding sequence ATGACCGCTGCGAGCACCATCGACATCACCTCGGCCGAGTACGCCGCAGCCGAGGCGGCCATGCTGGAGAAGCTGGCTCGGATCGATGAACAACTCGACCTGGCCGTTGCAGGCGGAGGCGAAGCCAGCGTCGCCCGGCTCCGTAAACGCGGCAAGATGACGCCCCGCGAACGCATCGACACCATCCTGGACCGGGGATCGCCGTTCCTGGAGTTGTGCCCGCTGGCTGCCTGGGGTTCATCCTTCCTCGTCGGCGCCTCCATCGTCGGCGGCATCGGTGTCGTCGAGGGCGTGGAGTGCCTCCTCATTGCCAACGACTCGACCGTCAAGGGCGGCACCTCCAACCCGTGGACCCTGCGCAAGATGTTGCGGCTGCAAGAGATCGCCGCGCAGAACCGGCTGCCGCTGATCAACCTCGTCGAATCGGGCGGCGCCGACCTGCCCACGCAGAAAGAAGTGTTCATCCCCGGTGGCGCGATGTTCCGCAACCTCACCCAACTCTCGGCGCAAGGCATCCCGACCATCGCTGTCGTCTACGGCAACTCCACCGCCGGGGGCGCGTACGTGCCAGGCCTGTCCGACCACGTCGTCATGATCGAGGAACGCTCCAAGGTGTTCCTGGCCGGACCGCCCCTGGTCAAAGCCGCCACCGGCGAGATCACCGACGACGAATCCCTCGGCGGCGCCGACATGCACGCCAGGATCTCCGGCTTGGCCGACCATTTGGCCGTCGACGAACATGACGCCGCGCGGATCGCCCGCTCCATCGTGCGCCGCCTCAACTGGTCGAAGAAGGGCCCCGCGCCACGCGGACCCGGCCGCGCCCCCGCCCTGGACCCGGTCGAGTTGATCGGCGTCGTGCCCGAAGACCTGAAAACCCCGTTCGACCCCCGCGAGATCATCCTGCGCGTCGTCGACGATTCTGCCTTCGATGAGTTCAAGCCGCTGTACGGCTCCAGCCTTGTCACCGGCTGGGCGCAGATCCACGGCTACCCCGTCGGGATCCTGGCCAACGCCCGCGGGGTGTTGTTCAGCGAGGAGTCGCAGAAAGCCACTCAGTTCATCCAACTGGCGAACTCCGCCAACACGCCTCTGCTGTTCATGCACAACACGACCGGCTACATGGTCGGCAAGACCTACGAGCAGGGCGGCATCATCAAGCACGGCTCAATGATGGTCAACGCCGTCTCCAACTCCACGGTGCCGCACATCTCGCTCATCACCGCCGCCAGTTACGGCGCCGGTCACTACGGCATGTGCGGGCGGGCATTCAACCCGAGGTTCCTGTTCTCGTGGCCCTCGGCACGTTCGGCCGTCATGGGCGCCGAACAGTTGGCCTCGGTCGTCAGCTCCGTGGCCGCTGCGGCCTCACGCGCCCGGGGCGCCGAGATGGATGCCCAGACCCAGCAGAAGATGTTCGACGCCATCCGCGAGCAGGTCGAGGCCGAGTCCTTGCCCGAGTTCCTCTCCGGGATGCTCTACGACGACGGCATCATCGACCCCCGCGACACCAGGACGGTGCTGGGCCTGGCCCTGTCCGCTATTCATTCCGGACCGATCGAAGGCGCCGATGGTTTCGGCGTCTTCCGGATGTGA